Part of the Vigna unguiculata cultivar IT97K-499-35 chromosome 3, ASM411807v1, whole genome shotgun sequence genome, tgtctgTGTCTTTAGAGGTgcttaaaaaatgtattttttttgtctttccttacttcaatctttttttcttcttgcacaCAATATGAAATGAGCTCATTAAGAGATATTTTCTAGGGACGGAAAAATGGGCTAGGCCCAATGGGCCAGCTTGTCAGCCCGTGTTAAAAGAGATGAGTTGGGTTGAAGATCTCAACTCGTCATCCCGTTCTAGTCCGTCATATCCAGTCTGTCAATTTGACGGACCAAAATACAAACCAACCCGTTTTGGCTTATTGGtccgtttttaaaaaataaaataaaataaaaataattaaaaaaataattttttatattatattttttaaatatgtaaatatataatagtattgtaatttaaatcattaacacatACAAATTAAGTCTcaaatattagttataattaagtaatttaacatataaatgtaataattatttaaatttatctaattaaaaacattaattaatcaattaaaagtttaaacaatattttatttaattaaatatgcttttaatagtaatttatatatatataatttgaaaggttaaaaaaattaaaaatttgaaaacaagtttaaaaagttaaaaaaatttggaaaaaaaaagaagaaaaaaaactgaTGGACTAGACCGACCCGGCTCGTTAACCCATCTTGTACGAGACAAGTTATAGTTATTGgtccatttttgtttttgtttgacgGGTCAGTTCAACCCAATTTATTTTTGATGGACCGAACCAAAACGAGTTGAGTTAACTCGTTTTGCCACTtctaatatttttccttttataattataaattatcttaAACCCACCAAATTTAAAAGAAGAGCCATTAATACTAAATGTATGAATAAATCTTCATAAATCTCAAGATTTAATGTCTTAAATTTTAAGCAATTGACATTTCCTGTAGTCgctaattttatctttattttaatactttgtGGAAATCAAATAGCACTGGTTTCCGCATTATCTTTTTCCTTTCTCAAAATGTTTTGcaattcaaaaagaaaacttttattatttcctTAAATATAATACCCCTATCTCGAAAATGCTGTGATTAATGatgataaaactatttaaaattaatagttaaaatgGGAGTTAAAACATTGATTAAAGCCAGTACaagttaaatttattctttcaatATACTTAAATCAATATGTATACTATTCTATTATTAAGGAGTGTGGCGACAGCCAGGGATTACTGATTATACAATCGATCGGTCAACACGTAGTTATCATATGGTAGAAAAAAAACAGTGACAATTGGCTCAATCAATCGCTAATAATCTGCTTGCCAGTTTGACTAAGGAAGCATTTGACCGCATAAGCTGTTGAGATTGCGTAGTTATATTCATTATCAGATTTTCTATTCAATGGAAAGAAAACAGGCATCTTAAAAACTTCCAATGAAGACACCTGAGAATAATCCAAACACAACTTATGGTAGCCACAAACATCATCACCATTTCTTTATTGCTTCCTATTTATTTTATGGAAATAGGCCGTAGTTGTGCTATGCTTTTGTTAactagaaaaagagaaaaaaaacatagaacGAGTATTAAATTATGATGCTTAATGGAATGAAAGCAAAAATTTAGTCCCATAAACTCTTTGAAAATTGCACAAAAGAAATGCACGAGTACAATTGTGCAAAATATGAACAACCAAGATAGTTTAACAATCACGTGCACCGAACAAAGTGCCGCATTCGAAGGGAATGCACGATGTAGTGAAACACATGGGGTCTGTATGTATACATGGTTTTCTCTTTGGCTCTAAGACAAGATTTATGTAATCTTTTTCTGACAATTCAAATTGTGGGCGTTTCAACTTTCGaagttggaagaaaaaaaaattctttactaaGAAAACTCCTTTCTTACAAGTAATAAATGTTATCACCCCAACTGTGGTATCCACCAAACCAATGGAAAATTTAAGTCCCTTGCCATCTGtgcttttcctttttcttcttctcaatgTGACTGCTTCGGTGGCAGCACCTACAGCAGAATCTGTGTATACCTCTTTCCTCCGGTGCCTCACAAACTACACAAAATCCCAAGACCATGTTTCCGACATAGTTTTTGCTGAAACCAACTCGTCCTTTTCTTCTGTTCTCCAAGCCTACATTCGAAATGCCCGATTCAACACCACTTCAACCCCCAAACCCTTGCTTATTGTCACTCCCTCGGAAGAACCCCATGTCCAAGGTTCTGTGATTTGCGCCAAAAACATTGGGATTCAACTGAAGATCAGGAGTGGTGGCCATGACTTCGAGGGCATCTCGTATGTCTCCGACCAACCCTTCATCATCCTCGACATGTTCCAGTTCAGGAACATCACTGTCGATGTGCAAAACGAGGTTGCTGTGGTTCAAGCCGGTGCCACACTTGGGGAGGTTTATTATAGGATTTGGGAGAAGAGTAAAGTTCACGGCTTTCCTGCTGGGGTGTGTCCCACTGTTGGTGTTGGTGGCCACTTGAGTGCAGGAGGGTATGGTAACATGTTGAGAAAACACGGGTTGTCGGTTGATCATATTGTTGATGCTAAAATTGTTGATGTGAAGGGTAGGATTCTTGACAAGGCAACCATGGGGGAAGATCTTTTCTGGGCTATTAGAGGAGGGGGAGGAGCAAGTTTTGGAGTCATCTTATCATTCACTGTTAAACTTGTTCCGGTGCCTGAAGTTGTTACTGTTTATAGGGTGCCAAAGAGTTTGGATGAGAATGAGAATACCACTGAGTTTGTGTTGCAATGGCAGCAGGTGGCGCCGCACACTGATGATAGGCTTTTCATGAGGCTGCTGTTGCAGCCTGTGAGTTCTAAGGTTGTGAAGGGCCAGAAAACCATCAGAGCCACTGTCATTGCTTTGTTTCTTGGAGGTGCTGATGAAGTTGTTACACTGATGGGGAAGGAGTTTCCTACTCTTGGCTTGAGCAAGGAGAATTGCACTGAGATGAGTTGGATTGATTCTGTGATTTGGTGGGCAAATTTTGACAATACCACAAAGCCTGATGCGCTGCTTGACAGGAATGTAAATTCGGCAAGTTTCCTCAAGAGGAAATCTGATTATGTGCAGAAACCAATTTCCAAAGAGGGTTTGGAAGGGATTTGGAAGAAGATGGTTGAATTGGGGAAAACTGGGTTTGTTTTTAATCCTTATGGAGGGAAAATGAGTGAGGTTTCATCTGATGCAACGCCCTTTCCTCACCGTGCAGGGAACTTGTTCAAGATTCAGTACTCAGTGAATTGGGATGAACCGGGGATTGAAttggaaaataattttactaGACAAGCTAGAATGTTGCATAGTTACATGACCCCTTTTGTGTCCAGTAATCCAAGAAGTGCCTTCTTAAATTACAGGGACCTTGATATTGGTACCAACAGTTTTGGAAATAATAGCTATGAAGAAGGAGCTGTTTATGGAGTCCAGTACTTCAATGACAATTTTGACAGGTTGGTGAAGATCAAGACTGCAGTTGATCCAGAAAACTTCTTCAGAAATGAACAGAGTGTTCCAACTAATACAGGTTTGTAACAATGAAACTGATGATGCTCTTGTTAGTTCCTTTTGAATTGCTTGGCCTAATAGTTCCtactattttagtaaataatttgattgttatGGAATTTGGGTAgttcaagaaattgcatcactTTGATTCCTGCATATGTGAGTTTCAACTTATGCAAtgtaaaacatgatttatttagt contains:
- the LOC114175368 gene encoding berberine bridge enzyme-like 21 produces the protein MENLSPLPSVLFLFLLLNVTASVAAPTAESVYTSFLRCLTNYTKSQDHVSDIVFAETNSSFSSVLQAYIRNARFNTTSTPKPLLIVTPSEEPHVQGSVICAKNIGIQLKIRSGGHDFEGISYVSDQPFIILDMFQFRNITVDVQNEVAVVQAGATLGEVYYRIWEKSKVHGFPAGVCPTVGVGGHLSAGGYGNMLRKHGLSVDHIVDAKIVDVKGRILDKATMGEDLFWAIRGGGGASFGVILSFTVKLVPVPEVVTVYRVPKSLDENENTTEFVLQWQQVAPHTDDRLFMRLLLQPVSSKVVKGQKTIRATVIALFLGGADEVVTLMGKEFPTLGLSKENCTEMSWIDSVIWWANFDNTTKPDALLDRNVNSASFLKRKSDYVQKPISKEGLEGIWKKMVELGKTGFVFNPYGGKMSEVSSDATPFPHRAGNLFKIQYSVNWDEPGIELENNFTRQARMLHSYMTPFVSSNPRSAFLNYRDLDIGTNSFGNNSYEEGAVYGVQYFNDNFDRLVKIKTAVDPENFFRNEQSVPTNTGLNTTGASKSGASKLSHFSLHWKVMVKVGGFLILELFI